The following DNA comes from Musa acuminata AAA Group cultivar baxijiao chromosome BXJ1-4, Cavendish_Baxijiao_AAA, whole genome shotgun sequence.
GACCCATCCCTCTCCGAAGCCGTCTACGACGACCATGATTCCGTCGATCGCGTCACCTCCCCCTCCGCCGATCTCCCTCGAACCCCGCTCGCGGCCTCCTTTTCCCCCTCCGGCCACCTCAGTCGCCCCCTCGCGCCGGAAAGGTGCGGCCTTTCCGCCGCCTTGTCCGAGGACAACCTTCCCCTGGTGCTTCAGCATCGATCAGTCGCCACGGCGGCGAGGGCTACGAGGCCGATGGCAGTGCCGGAAGGAAGGGAGGCGGCTTCAGTGGTCGGGAGGGTGCGCCAGCACCAGTCTGCGCCTGTCAACATCCCGGTGTGGCCGAGGTGGAGTAAGGGGCGGAAAGCTGACGTCTTGAACGTGGTGGAGGAATCGGAAGCATGGGAGAGCGCGAAGGAACacgacgacgaggaggaggagatggtgccTCCGCACGTTATCGTGGCGAGGTCGCACGTGACGAATTTCTCGGTGTTCGAGGGCGTAGGGAGGACGCTCAAAGGAAGGGATCTCCGGCGAGTGAGAAACGACGTGCTGCAGAAGACGGGCTTCCTCGACGTGTAGAAGGCCAAAAGAACACATGCCCTGCTTCTCTCTCTGCCTCTCTCTGTTTCAAATCTCCTCTCTCCATTTTCTCCTACCATATGAACATTTTTATATGCTTGAGAATTTGAAGCGTGACTCTTTTTTGTGAGGAAAATAATTTCGATTTAAGGATCTCAAGATCGCTCAAActctaattttctttcttctttgttcttGACTCATCTCcgtttttgtcattgtagatgggcTTCGTTGATGGTTGGAGAGAGAGACTCTGTTTTAATCAGTACTGAAAGATACATGGTGAAATCACTCCTAAGATCATAGATTTAAGGGGTTGCTTCCTCTCATGTTTGTCCAGTTCTTGGATTCCTTTTAACTCTGTTTCACCCGCAGACACAAACACGACACAATCTTTGTTGGTTTCTGCCAACCACAAGTGTGGTGATGTGAAGGATTCTGTCGTTTTTGCCTTTGAGAGAGAGAAGTTCAATTCACAGCCACAACAGTGTTCACATACAACAATTGCAGTTTCTCGTCGATGGCGACCTGCAGATTTCAATTGATTGTGTTTCGAGGGAGAAGGCAGCAGTTTTAGCGTTGTGGAAGAGAAGCTTCACATTTTTTTTACTGTGACATTTGTTTTCCTTGTAAAATATGAGTGTTGACaaaggactatatatatatatatatatatatatatattggtatgACGGCATGAattaagtaaccatatcaaaTGTTGATGTCAAATGTGTATAGTCTACCAATATTTATAGTTATCCAAAAAAGTCTGATATCAAATGTGAATGAATACTTGAAGCAACAGTCATATTGGAAGGGGCAGCAGAGATGATGTCAAACACTGGCAGTATAAAAGATGTGCAAGAAGCAGGTAAATAGTGAGGAAACAGAGACCAACAACAGAAAGTTTTATCTCAGCCATTATGTGCTTTGTTATCGTATTAATAAAACGTTTAGAAAAGTCTTATGGTACATGGATTTTTGTAACCAAGCACCATGCTGATTTCTCTTATACTTTGTTCCCCTACAATctgctcttcaaagatgatgtgttGTTATGTCAACTAAGCAGCCAGAAACTTCATACA
Coding sequences within:
- the LOC103982790 gene encoding protein S40-7 → MGEDAFGSVAPPVPAFQNFAISSLLLLGILEHPDPNPDIISFRTHQLELDESDVVWSSSSDDLSSDPSLSEAVYDDHDSVDRVTSPSADLPRTPLAASFSPSGHLSRPLAPERCGLSAALSEDNLPLVLQHRSVATAARATRPMAVPEGREAASVVGRVRQHQSAPVNIPVWPRWSKGRKADVLNVVEESEAWESAKEHDDEEEEMVPPHVIVARSHVTNFSVFEGVGRTLKGRDLRRVRNDVLQKTGFLDV